In a single window of the Melioribacteraceae bacterium genome:
- a CDS encoding glycosyltransferase family 2 protein: MSPRVSIILVNYNGWKDTVECINSLNQINYSNYEIIVVDNASVGDDLLQFQNYEFSNVTFIKSAENLGFSGGNNLGIECALKSKSEYILLLNNDTVVQPDFLNIMVSKAEENSIGVVTPMIKYYDRKDTIWSAGGKISKIRASGFTYGFNKNESELNRDFYCTFASGCCMLIKSEVIKNVGMLDTGYFLYLEDTDYSFRIINAGYKIYYAASSTIYHKVTSTTSRDNKLLPLYYSVRNRLYFAKKNLGWLSIFSLSYLATAFLVKYLVYNFDNREYKKVLIRAFSDFYNNKFGKTDIFELKKTVK; encoded by the coding sequence GTGTCCCCAAGAGTTTCAATAATACTGGTAAATTATAATGGCTGGAAAGATACTGTTGAGTGTATTAATTCACTTAACCAGATCAATTATAGTAATTATGAAATTATCGTTGTTGACAATGCTTCTGTCGGGGATGATTTACTCCAATTCCAAAATTATGAGTTTAGTAATGTTACTTTTATTAAATCTGCCGAAAATTTAGGTTTTTCGGGTGGAAATAATTTAGGTATTGAGTGCGCCTTAAAGAGCAAAAGTGAATATATCCTACTGCTCAATAATGATACAGTTGTTCAACCAGATTTTTTGAATATAATGGTTAGCAAAGCAGAGGAGAATAGTATCGGTGTGGTAACTCCTATGATAAAGTATTATGATAGAAAAGATACGATTTGGAGCGCGGGAGGAAAAATAAGTAAAATTAGAGCATCCGGTTTCACTTATGGATTTAATAAAAATGAAAGTGAGTTAAATCGAGACTTTTATTGCACTTTTGCGTCGGGTTGCTGTATGCTGATAAAATCTGAAGTTATTAAAAATGTGGGTATGCTTGATACTGGCTATTTTTTGTATTTAGAGGATACAGATTATTCATTTAGAATTATTAATGCCGGTTATAAAATATACTATGCCGCGTCGAGCACTATTTATCATAAGGTCACTTCTACTACATCTAGAGATAATAAATTACTGCCTCTTTACTACAGTGTTAGAAATCGCCTTTATTTTGCTAAAAAGAACTTGGGGTGGTTATCTATTTTTTCATTGAGTTATCTTGCGACTGCGTTTTTAGTAAAGTATTTAGTGTACAATTTTGATAATAGAGAATACAAAAAAGTATTGATCAGGGCCTTTTCTGATTTTTATAATAATAAATTTGGTAAAACTGATATTTTTGAATTAAAGAAAACTGTAAAATGA
- a CDS encoding NAD-dependent epimerase/dehydratase family protein yields the protein MIEYYKNKNVLITGGLGFLGSSIAERLVNSGATITLIDNLHPLYGGNKFNVESIKDKVNVLIEDIRNEDIMAPLIQKADLIFHLAAQVSYIDSLSIPFEDLDLNAQTTLKILENCRKLNPKVRVVFSSSRMVYGKVNQPIVTENSETNPLSLYGIHKLTSEKYLLMYFKDFGIPTTVLRLTNPYGPKQQIKHSKYSLVGWFIRQAMEGNTIKIYGDGQQLRDYVYVNDIVEAMIRSAASEQAAGEVINVGSGVSSKFSDMVHDVVKIVGNGNIEFIPWPENYEKVETGDISVDISKLSAIANWNPKYTLIDGIQETFSYYKKNISHYI from the coding sequence ATGATTGAATACTACAAAAATAAAAATGTACTCATAACAGGCGGATTGGGATTTTTGGGAAGCAGTATTGCTGAGAGACTTGTAAATAGTGGCGCAACGATAACACTGATAGATAATCTTCACCCCTTGTATGGCGGAAATAAATTCAATGTTGAATCGATTAAAGATAAGGTTAATGTTCTAATTGAGGATATTAGAAACGAAGATATAATGGCGCCGTTGATTCAGAAGGCAGATTTGATTTTTCATCTTGCCGCACAGGTAAGTTATATTGATAGTTTAAGTATCCCTTTTGAAGACCTGGATCTAAACGCACAAACTACATTGAAGATTCTTGAAAACTGCCGCAAACTTAATCCTAAAGTAAGAGTTGTTTTTTCAAGTTCAAGAATGGTATATGGCAAAGTTAATCAGCCGATTGTTACAGAAAATTCAGAGACCAATCCACTTAGTTTGTATGGAATACATAAACTTACTTCTGAGAAGTATCTGCTTATGTATTTTAAGGATTTCGGAATTCCTACAACAGTGTTAAGGTTAACAAACCCTTATGGACCAAAGCAGCAAATAAAACATAGTAAATATTCATTGGTTGGTTGGTTTATCCGCCAGGCAATGGAGGGAAATACTATAAAAATTTATGGTGACGGACAACAGCTGCGAGATTATGTTTATGTTAATGACATAGTAGAAGCAATGATTCGTTCGGCGGCCTCGGAACAAGCGGCAGGCGAAGTTATAAATGTTGGTTCCGGAGTCTCATCCAAATTTTCTGATATGGTTCATGATGTTGTAAAAATTGTTGGGAATGGGAATATTGAATTTATTCCATGGCCTGAAAATTATGAAAAGGTAGAAACTGGCGATATCTCTGTTGATATCTCCAAATTATCAGCAATCGCTAATTGGAACCCTAAGTACACTCTGATTGATGGCATCCAGGAAACATTTAGTTATTACAAAAAGAACATTTCACATTATATTTAA
- a CDS encoding flippase, with the protein MSEYSKIGKNSIYSFLSIFFRVFSNIIIFWLIARYYSADVFGQFTTAQTFASVFILLADFGMDILLTTELPRRIEKSSQIFSEIFSAKLIFASFAFLLMLSLSILNQFSEATSLLLLMFSFFVLFSTITNFFFAFYKGNEKLGYEARVSFINNFGSLIAVLILILLKQNILLIAGAYVAVRLIGLLLAFYYVKKINSSISLKFTFPIQKNVIKKIIVLGMFMLFGNLFFQLDTILLAFWRDEKSVGTYQAVFRLIMVLLIIPDVFINSLMPVLSRLRNEDKEKWEKLSFIFNKILVTIIIPASIVMFVYPDEILGLAYGADKYNEAIPIFRIFSFIMLIRFFTEAYGLMLITADKQKVRMTIVILGTALNFVVNFFMIPRYDALGAGITSLITNFVVGFLYYYTARNLKGNWIAGFAISKLILLIIAFALIVYIAGLLSAWYLSFAAALIYYYYAFRFIFSKSEQEQFMEVINNNRLSFMKRS; encoded by the coding sequence ATGTCCGAATATTCAAAGATTGGAAAGAATTCGATCTATTCTTTTCTTTCAATTTTTTTTCGGGTATTCTCCAACATTATTATTTTCTGGCTTATTGCCCGTTACTATTCCGCAGATGTATTCGGACAATTTACAACAGCGCAGACTTTCGCGTCGGTATTTATTTTACTCGCTGATTTTGGAATGGATATTCTTCTTACTACCGAACTGCCGAGGCGAATTGAAAAATCCTCACAAATATTTTCGGAAATATTTTCAGCCAAACTTATTTTTGCCTCCTTTGCTTTTCTGCTCATGCTCTCATTATCAATCTTAAATCAATTTAGTGAAGCAACAAGTCTTTTACTATTGATGTTCAGTTTCTTTGTTCTATTTTCAACTATCACAAATTTCTTTTTTGCTTTCTATAAAGGAAATGAGAAGCTTGGTTATGAAGCTAGAGTTTCATTCATCAATAATTTTGGTTCATTAATAGCTGTACTAATCTTAATACTGCTTAAACAGAATATATTATTAATTGCAGGCGCATATGTAGCTGTAAGACTTATTGGGTTACTGCTAGCTTTTTATTATGTAAAAAAAATTAATTCATCCATCTCTCTTAAATTTACATTCCCAATTCAGAAAAATGTAATAAAAAAGATAATTGTATTGGGAATGTTCATGCTGTTCGGTAATCTATTTTTTCAATTAGATACTATACTTCTTGCATTCTGGAGAGATGAGAAAAGTGTTGGTACTTATCAGGCAGTTTTCAGATTAATAATGGTTTTGTTAATAATTCCGGATGTATTTATAAATAGTTTAATGCCTGTTCTCTCAAGACTACGCAACGAGGATAAGGAAAAGTGGGAAAAACTAAGTTTCATTTTCAATAAGATACTTGTTACCATAATAATACCTGCCTCTATAGTAATGTTTGTTTATCCCGATGAAATTTTGGGATTGGCATATGGAGCAGATAAGTATAATGAGGCAATTCCAATATTTAGGATTTTTTCATTCATTATGTTGATTAGGTTTTTTACCGAGGCATACGGTTTAATGCTTATAACAGCCGATAAACAAAAAGTTAGAATGACTATTGTTATCTTGGGAACAGCCCTTAATTTCGTTGTAAATTTTTTTATGATTCCGCGGTATGATGCTCTCGGAGCGGGTATTACATCTTTAATAACTAATTTTGTTGTTGGATTTTTATACTATTATACAGCGCGCAATTTAAAGGGGAATTGGATTGCGGGTTTTGCTATTTCTAAACTCATTCTTTTAATTATTGCATTTGCATTAATAGTTTATATAGCCGGTCTTTTGAGTGCTTGGTATTTGAGTTTTGCCGCCGCTTTAATTTATTATTATTATGCTTTTCGTTTCATATTTAGTAAATCAGAGCAGGAGCAGTTTATGGAAGTTATAAATAATAATCGATTAAGTTTTATGAAACGCAGCTAA
- a CDS encoding glycosyltransferase, producing the protein MRILFVITKSDIGGAQVFVLNLAKAFKELGYDVEVVAGDGDFLFEELKKIKINYYYFESLKRDFNLLNALYFVWELRHLIKLKRYNVLHLNSSNTLIGGLASFFLKNKPKSFFTFHGLSFIDRNYNPNRIIKFLASIYYRTMLKTVNKIIFECRLNLEEVQNAGMIKNAPIIYNGIDQESLTFLDRSKVRKYFSDKCGIDLTDSFLIGSTGRLTYQKNYEFLISIFDRIKQKVPNAKMVIIGEGPDRDNYTKLINKYNLNNEVFLVGELKNSHQFMRGFDLFTLSSRYEGVSISLVETLFAEIPMLVTKVGGNVDIVNNDSRQLYELDSVEEYLEKLVYLKNNPASILENNRKMQSIFTLKHMVQNYKELFESEVN; encoded by the coding sequence ATGCGAATACTATTTGTTATAACTAAATCGGATATAGGCGGTGCCCAGGTTTTTGTTCTAAATTTGGCAAAAGCTTTTAAGGAATTAGGTTATGATGTTGAAGTTGTTGCCGGTGATGGCGATTTCTTGTTTGAGGAGTTAAAAAAAATCAAAATCAATTATTATTATTTCGAATCATTAAAAAGGGATTTTAATTTATTAAACGCCCTATATTTTGTTTGGGAACTGCGTCATTTAATTAAGTTAAAAAGATATAATGTGCTTCATCTTAACAGCTCTAATACTCTGATAGGTGGACTTGCTTCTTTTTTCCTAAAAAATAAACCAAAATCATTTTTTACTTTTCACGGACTCTCCTTTATTGACCGAAACTATAATCCTAATAGAATCATTAAATTTCTCGCATCAATATATTACCGAACGATGCTAAAGACTGTAAATAAAATAATTTTTGAATGCCGCTTAAATTTGGAAGAAGTTCAAAATGCTGGTATGATTAAAAATGCACCAATAATTTATAATGGAATTGATCAGGAAAGTCTAACTTTTCTTGATAGATCAAAAGTAAGAAAATACTTTTCGGATAAGTGTGGTATCGATTTGACAGATTCATTTTTAATTGGCTCAACAGGAAGATTAACATATCAAAAAAATTATGAGTTTTTGATTTCTATATTCGATCGAATAAAACAAAAAGTACCTAATGCAAAAATGGTGATTATAGGCGAAGGTCCCGACAGGGATAATTACACAAAACTAATTAATAAGTATAACCTCAATAATGAAGTGTTTTTGGTTGGTGAATTAAAAAATTCTCACCAATTTATGAGAGGATTTGATCTCTTTACTTTATCATCCCGTTATGAGGGAGTTTCAATAAGTCTCGTTGAAACTCTATTTGCAGAAATTCCTATGCTTGTTACAAAAGTCGGTGGAAATGTTGATATAGTGAATAATGATTCTCGTCAACTATATGAATTAGATAGTGTAGAAGAATATTTGGAAAAATTAGTATATCTAAAAAATAACCCGGCTTCAATTTTAGAAAATAACCGGAAGATGCAGTCGATATTCACTTTAAAACATATGGTTCAAAATTATAAAGAGTTATTTGAATCAGAAGTAAATTAA
- a CDS encoding glycosyltransferase family 2 protein — MIDLSIIIINYNGEKYLEDCLCSIEEYTSKIVYETIVVDNGTVDFNLRSWQSRFPNVHFVINEYNKGFAAANNDGLGVARGKYVLFLNNDTRLISNIFYDVFSYCEKINSPIFAGCQLLNSDLSKQESIVEFPSLWNGFTENMFLYKLFPNSKLFNKYYQNHLDYYEPVEADVIKGAFMFCPRDIIDSLNGFDDRFFFYSEETDLCKRFKDMGGRILFLPQYKIIHYGGSTSDKNLWFKYKNQTIGKIQYYQKHFSGFNFISVIIIHFIGLFLRGVINCTVGIILFRKNLFIKGFFFFRQLFVYPNNVFKDKKES; from the coding sequence ATGATAGATCTATCAATTATAATCATTAATTACAATGGGGAAAAATATCTCGAGGATTGCCTTTGCTCGATCGAAGAGTACACTTCCAAAATTGTATATGAGACAATTGTCGTTGATAATGGAACTGTTGATTTTAATTTACGGAGTTGGCAGTCTCGATTTCCTAATGTTCATTTTGTAATTAATGAATATAATAAAGGTTTCGCCGCCGCAAATAATGATGGATTGGGAGTAGCAAGAGGGAAGTATGTTTTATTTCTTAATAATGATACCCGTTTAATATCTAATATATTTTATGATGTATTTAGCTACTGCGAAAAAATAAATTCTCCAATATTTGCTGGGTGCCAGCTTCTAAATTCTGACTTATCAAAGCAAGAATCGATTGTTGAGTTTCCTTCATTATGGAATGGGTTTACAGAAAATATGTTCCTTTACAAGTTATTCCCAAATTCCAAATTATTTAATAAGTATTATCAAAATCATCTTGATTATTATGAGCCGGTAGAAGCTGATGTTATTAAAGGGGCATTTATGTTTTGCCCCAGAGATATTATTGATTCTCTCAATGGATTTGATGATCGATTCTTTTTTTATAGCGAAGAAACCGATTTATGTAAAAGATTCAAAGATATGGGAGGGCGAATTTTGTTTTTACCTCAATATAAAATCATACATTACGGAGGTTCTACTTCAGACAAGAATCTTTGGTTTAAGTACAAAAATCAAACAATAGGAAAGATTCAGTACTATCAAAAACATTTTTCGGGGTTCAATTTTATATCTGTTATAATCATTCATTTTATTGGATTGTTTTTACGTGGAGTGATTAATTGTACTGTAGGAATTATATTATTTCGGAAAAATTTATTTATAAAGGGTTTTTTCTTCTTTAGACAGTTGTTTGTTTATCCTAACAATGTTTTTAAGGATAAAAAAGAATCATGA
- a CDS encoding oligosaccharide repeat unit polymerase, with the protein MIKKSDLFSPAKVFGIIWAMAIGLTELKLSRHQHNWNELGWIMLFIGILSFYIGVFVVFVINYNKRVTPINNIRKLFGERVVDHKKLFSVIIVLFAVYVISFMGNYLIEGFLPIFHANPGQSRAYWGVFGIGLTIHAATALILFGTQYVALADRKAIKKLLVIGIIVSTFITYLFILQRFNLMFAIISSIVFLYYSSNSLRPRNAGIVFLIIVGLMYSVQYLRMSDFALSYLYNLAQMKFSFKYAIFTEPYMYVVMNLENFVRAVNRLEDHTFGYYTFNFLLSLSGLKKPVTDYVSLNNFPFLNSSYNTYSMFWDFFRDFGIYGLSVIPAVIGFGVSTIYYKLRKEPSVFMLSIYSIFIFILVISFFVNVIGLLHFIFNTSLIVALSYYISIDEKSRSTSKT; encoded by the coding sequence ATGATCAAAAAGTCCGATCTATTTTCTCCCGCAAAAGTTTTTGGGATAATCTGGGCAATGGCCATAGGACTCACTGAACTTAAACTGAGCCGGCACCAACATAATTGGAATGAACTAGGTTGGATTATGCTGTTTATCGGAATCTTATCATTTTATATCGGTGTGTTTGTTGTTTTTGTGATTAATTACAATAAAAGAGTTACGCCTATAAATAATATCCGAAAACTTTTTGGTGAAAGAGTTGTTGACCACAAAAAGTTATTTAGTGTTATAATAGTATTATTTGCTGTGTATGTAATTTCATTTATGGGGAATTATTTAATAGAGGGATTTCTTCCGATATTTCACGCGAATCCGGGCCAATCACGAGCGTATTGGGGAGTTTTTGGAATTGGATTGACAATACATGCGGCAACTGCACTCATATTATTTGGAACTCAATATGTGGCTTTGGCAGATCGGAAAGCAATAAAGAAATTGCTTGTTATTGGAATTATAGTTTCAACCTTTATCACATATTTATTTATTCTACAGCGATTCAATCTGATGTTTGCAATAATATCCTCAATTGTATTTCTATATTATTCGAGCAACAGTCTTCGCCCAAGAAATGCTGGAATTGTGTTCTTAATAATTGTTGGATTGATGTATTCTGTCCAATATTTGAGAATGAGTGACTTTGCGCTAAGTTATCTTTACAATCTTGCCCAAATGAAATTTAGTTTTAAGTATGCCATATTCACTGAGCCATATATGTATGTTGTAATGAATCTGGAAAATTTTGTGAGGGCGGTAAACAGATTAGAGGATCATACTTTCGGTTATTATACCTTTAATTTTTTACTCTCACTTTCCGGTCTAAAGAAACCTGTTACTGATTATGTGTCATTAAATAATTTCCCGTTTTTAAATAGCAGTTACAACACTTATTCAATGTTCTGGGATTTTTTCCGTGACTTCGGAATTTATGGATTAAGTGTAATCCCGGCAGTTATAGGATTTGGTGTATCTACTATCTATTACAAATTAAGAAAAGAGCCATCAGTATTCATGCTCTCAATTTATTCTATCTTTATTTTTATTCTCGTTATATCATTTTTCGTAAATGTAATTGGTCTTTTACATTTTATATTTAATACATCACTTATTGTTGCACTTTCATATTATATATCTATTGATGAAAAATCCCGAAGTACTAGCAAGACCTGA
- a CDS encoding glycosyltransferase family 4 protein, whose protein sequence is MKIGIDGRVLDRAITGTGRYLLNILHELPNHDKKNEYVLYSNADHDFDKKFYKIIKSNEPKIPLKLYSPFWINYSLPIKLKEQKIDLLFSPNVLIPLVNIGNIKTVSVVHDAIFKVFKEYYPFFYRMYLSTLLPVSLKKSDRVITVSTSAKEDIMRYFHVPEGKIRIVYNTASPKFKPQAERNELISDKLKAEYCIPEKYILYVGVIESRKNILGILRIIDELKKKGSNLKLVLIGKPGYNSDKIIPEIKKRNNDIKYFQYMPDDILTYIYQSAFAFLFPSFYEGFGIPPLEAMQCGVPVLSSNRSALPEVVGDGGICLDPDNYSGFANEILRLESDSKYYSEMKKRALVQSEKFQINQTTKKIVEIFNEFN, encoded by the coding sequence ATGAAAATTGGAATAGATGGGAGAGTTTTAGATCGTGCGATTACCGGAACCGGTCGGTATCTTCTCAATATATTGCACGAACTTCCGAATCATGATAAGAAAAATGAATATGTTTTATATAGCAATGCTGATCATGATTTTGATAAAAAATTTTATAAGATCATTAAATCGAATGAACCCAAAATACCTTTGAAATTATACTCTCCCTTCTGGATAAATTACTCTCTCCCAATAAAACTTAAAGAACAAAAGATTGATTTGTTGTTTTCACCGAATGTATTAATTCCACTAGTTAATATTGGTAATATTAAAACGGTCTCTGTTGTTCACGACGCAATATTTAAAGTATTCAAGGAATATTATCCTTTCTTCTATAGAATGTACTTATCTACCTTATTGCCTGTATCATTAAAAAAATCAGATAGAGTTATTACTGTTTCCACAAGTGCTAAAGAAGATATTATGCGATACTTCCATGTGCCGGAAGGGAAAATTAGAATTGTATACAACACTGCTTCTCCAAAATTCAAACCCCAAGCTGAAAGAAATGAGCTGATCAGTGATAAGCTAAAAGCAGAATATTGTATTCCCGAAAAATATATATTATATGTTGGAGTAATTGAAAGCAGAAAAAACATTTTAGGAATTCTCAGAATAATTGATGAATTAAAGAAAAAGGGGAGTAATTTAAAATTGGTTTTGATTGGCAAACCTGGATACAATTCTGATAAGATAATTCCTGAAATAAAAAAACGGAATAATGATATTAAGTATTTTCAATATATGCCGGATGATATTTTAACTTATATTTACCAATCAGCTTTTGCGTTTTTATTTCCTTCATTTTATGAAGGATTTGGAATACCGCCATTAGAGGCAATGCAGTGTGGAGTACCTGTTTTATCCTCAAATAGATCTGCTCTTCCTGAAGTGGTGGGGGATGGTGGAATATGTTTGGACCCGGATAATTATTCCGGTTTTGCAAATGAAATATTAAGATTGGAAAGTGATTCAAAGTATTATTCCGAGATGAAAAAAAGAGCTCTGGTTCAGTCTGAAAAGTTTCAAATAAATCAAACAACAAAAAAAATTGTAGAAATATTTAATGAATTTAACTGA
- a CDS encoding oligosaccharide flippase family protein produces the protein MMVIREILATPFKVNFKMHYPMVLSVLDNIVLFVLILFIPFVQNKILYFIIAYTVSNLPGFILSFYYLYKKFNYKYIVAYENFSWIIKESLPLFGFVILSNIFQQIDIVILSSLKGNYDVGIYSAGVRLTMPLNIIPGAIVTSVFPILVKKMADEESTEFITNLVIKLLFFISFVIASVFSFGSAEIVRVVFGREYASSSFSASILYWCQIFIFFTYYSLSVLIANNKQHYNFIFGLVQVLINLVFILLLVPNYSFVGASIAKLIASFVGFVYIIYVLSKLGLKPSIGRYKMLLWSGLLALILWLLSDMPLVVYLTLSAIVIFILTIGLKFFEKDEIIAFFKLVNREEMAKNLLARFKFLA, from the coding sequence ATGATGGTGATTAGAGAGATACTCGCTACTCCATTCAAAGTAAATTTTAAAATGCATTATCCAATGGTTCTTTCGGTATTGGATAATATTGTACTGTTCGTTTTGATATTGTTTATCCCATTTGTTCAGAATAAGATTTTGTATTTTATTATTGCATACACAGTTTCAAATCTTCCCGGTTTTATTCTTTCATTTTATTATTTATATAAAAAATTCAACTATAAATACATAGTTGCTTACGAAAACTTTAGCTGGATAATCAAAGAATCGCTCCCACTATTTGGATTTGTAATCTTATCAAATATCTTTCAACAAATAGATATTGTAATACTAAGTTCATTAAAGGGTAATTATGATGTTGGAATTTACTCGGCCGGAGTTAGGCTTACCATGCCGCTTAATATTATTCCCGGCGCAATAGTAACTTCGGTTTTTCCTATACTTGTTAAAAAAATGGCTGACGAAGAGAGCACCGAATTTATTACCAATTTAGTGATCAAGCTTCTATTCTTTATTTCATTCGTAATCGCTTCTGTATTTAGTTTCGGTTCAGCTGAGATTGTGAGAGTGGTATTTGGAAGAGAATATGCCTCGAGTTCATTTTCTGCTTCAATCCTTTACTGGTGTCAGATATTTATTTTCTTTACTTACTACAGTCTTTCTGTTTTAATTGCTAACAATAAACAGCACTACAATTTTATTTTTGGGTTGGTGCAAGTCCTTATAAATCTAGTATTCATATTATTGCTAGTTCCTAATTATTCATTTGTCGGGGCTTCAATCGCAAAATTAATAGCAAGTTTTGTGGGATTTGTTTACATCATTTATGTGCTTTCAAAACTTGGATTAAAGCCTTCAATCGGTAGATATAAAATGCTGCTCTGGAGCGGATTGTTAGCGCTGATTTTATGGTTGCTTTCTGATATGCCTCTCGTAGTTTATCTAACCTTATCCGCGATTGTAATATTCATATTAACCATCGGGCTAAAGTTTTTTGAAAAAGATGAAATCATTGCTTTCTTCAAACTGGTGAATAGAGAAGAAATGGCTAAAAATCTATTAGCGCGGTTTAAGTTCTTAGCTTAA